The Bacteroidota bacterium genomic sequence GTGCCAACTTCCTCAGGTGGATTTGCCACATTTACTGAACTGGATCCTATTGAATATTACTTCATTGCTGAAAAAGGCAACTTAAACAATTGGTTTGAAAACTCAGATACAGGAGGAGCACTAACCAAAGATGGAACAGCCACAGTATCAACGATAATACGTTAATAATTGTTCACAAAACATATATCAAAGCACCTCCGGGTGCTTTTTTTTATTCTAAAATAATTTTCTTCGTCAGCGTTCCCGATTCATTACTTATTTTCAACAGATATAAACCTTTTGCAAAGCTTGATAAATCTATCTCATTGTTTCCATTTATCTCCATTAATTTGTGCAAGACAACTTTACCACGTATATCCAATAAAAATAAGTCAGAATTAACCGCATTATCCATTTTAATAAAAAGTTTCCCTGAAGATGGATTGGGATACACATGAACAGAATGGCTTTGATCTTTAGCATCAATAGATACTGTTTCTCCTTGAACCAATATAACTGTCACAGGAGGTAATCCGCTTGCTTCAACAAGAATAGTAGCTGATCTTTCCGTGCTTGCTTCTGTGTTTGCAGTAACAATAAAGAATTTGGCTAACTCATTTACACTGATCTTAACCCAATTTTCAGTACAACTTACTTTAAATGAATCGAGATTGGTAAATATATTAAATGTAGTTGACGAGCCTGCTTGTTTTGCTATATACTGATAAGCTGGAGAAACCTCTAAATAGTCGTTTTGATCTTGCCCATAGTCTCTCAAATTTGATGTTGATTGTGTAAATGGGCCTCCATAATTTTGAGCTCTAAAAACCAATGGAGAGCACATCTCTGGTTTTACAACGCTAATCTGATAATATATAGCACCTACGGCATTCGTATCATTCCATTCAGTAAAACTAGCTGAAACCGAATCAAATAATTGCATGCTTGTAGGATGATTTCCTTTATAGATATAATAATAATCAGGTTTAAAATCACCACTTTCATCTATATAATCTGTCCAGTCAAGTACTGCTGAGTTTGGCTTAACACCTTGTGAAGCCCCTAAGTGAATTGTTTGGTGATAAGGACTTATGGCGGACTCATTCCCACAGGTATCGACCACCGAAATAGCATAACGTGCAGCTCGTGTATCAGGATCAGATGATTGATCAACAAATACACTTAACTGATTAATTCCGATATTTCCAATGGGCATATAATTACTTCCATACAGTTTATAAATGTTATAAGATGCGATTCCTCGGTTTTTATGTCTTTCCCAAATGACCATGTTTTTACCTGTATAGGGATCCACTGAAACCATACAAATTTCAGCACTATCAAATGGAGTCGAAACAGTTAAATGAATACTGTCCCAATCTGAATAACACTCATCAATTCCTGTTCGTACTTTATAAACACCTTCTTCACTTACTGAAATATCTGGCATACTATCTCCCGTGTTCCAATAGTAATCGTAGGTAAACTGGCTGTTATAATTTGTAATTGTTGTTGAAAGATATTGACTTTGCCCTTCACAAATATGTGCAGAATTGCCAGGAGATAAGGAAAGTTGAGGTTTTAAACCTACCGTTACAGCACTATTGAATGATTGTGATTTGTTTCCATTAATTACCTTAAGCTTAACGGTATTAATACCATGACTCGAAAATGCATGTTCAATATTTTTTGAGAAATAATCAGGTGTACCATCATTGTCCACATCCCATTCATATTTTGTACTTGGATCTGTGTAACAACTTGTACTACTTAAAAAGGTTTTTGCCGGATAGCAAGCTGTATTGGCATAAAAATCAACATTAGCTTTCTTGTAAGTAAGTTTAGTAACTCCAGCCTGTGTAGCCAACCAAAGTTCATCATTTAAAACATAGGCGTCATTAATACCTTCATCTGGTAATCCATTTGCATTCGAATAATTTACAAAGGAAATCCCATCGTATCGGGAAACACCAGTCCAAGAACTAAACCACATTAGGTTTGTATCTTTCTGACAATATATTCTTTCAATCGTTCTATTAATTAAACCAAAGGATTGAGTAGATCTTGTCCAATTGGTTCCATTATATTGAATCACCCCATTATATCGTGGAGATATCCAGATATCTCCATTAAAGGCTACGCCAATGTCTAAAATTTCATTATTATTTCCACCAAAAACACTATTATCAAAAACAGTTCATGTGCTGCCATCAAACTTGGCAACACCTGCATTTGTAGCAAACCAAATATTACCTGAATTATCAACATCCACTCCTCTAACTTTATCATGGGGTAAATTGCTATTGGACGTATTATAGGTTGTAAAGCTTTGACTAGACGGATCATACACTTTCACCCCTTCACCGTCAAATGTAAACCAAATTTTCCCACTATTATCTTTCTTAATATCCAGAATTAGCTGGTTCCCTAGTTTTGACCACCATCTTTGTTGTGTATTAATACTAAAATTCAACACTCCTTCACCATCAATGATCAATAACAAACTATCATTTTCAAATTCGGCAGAACCATACCACAGCCCGAGCTTAAAGGTTTCCCATTGTCCGTTAACATACTTGCTAATTCCTTCATGTGTGATAAACCATAAGGCTCCATTTTTATCAGGAAGTATATCTACCACCCAACTTCCGGCTATCTCTTTATTTTGAATATAAGGACTAAAATCTCCATGATAATATTTAAAAAGTCCATTGTAAGTTCCAAGCCATAAACGGCCTTGCCCATCAACCAGCATGGGCCCTATAACATTATCACTCAACTTGCTGTTTTGAAAATTGTAATTTGTCCAATTAGTTCTGTCAAACTTATACAACCCATATCCCCATGAACCTATCCATAAATTACCATCTGGGGTTGATACAACTGAATTTAAGCCGTTTGAATGAAGACCACTATTTGCTGCGGTATACTTCCCCCAGCTTGTGCCAGTAAAGTAAGAAAGCCCTCCACTGGTAGCAAACCAAACCGTATCATTCTGAAAGAATATATCTGAAACATAATTATCTGCAATGCCACTATTTAAAGTATCATAGCATTTCCAATCCTTGCCATCATAAACGGTATAACCTTCTGAACCTGCAATCCACATATTATTATATGCGTCAATTTCGATATCGTGGATTCGTCCACTACAAATTCCATTATTTGCAGAATTAAATACAGTCCAGTTCTTGCCATCATATTTAACAATACGGCCAGACCAATAAGAGGCAACCCATAAGTTCCCATTCCAATCAACTATCAAGGAGCCTATATCTCTATCCAGTTTCCCGTGTGTATTGGCTTCGTTGTAAACCGTCCAGCTTGTTCCATCATACATGGCCAAAGCAATCCCGCACGCAACCCACACATTCCCTTTGTTGTCAATGACTACACTAACCACTTTATTTCGTGGCAAACCATTTGAAACATCATATTTAGCAACAATTTGTCCGGTAGCTTTATGTCGCTTTAATAATCCTCCGGGGCTACCAACCCAAAGGTAATTGCCATCCTCTGCAATTGCAGTAATATTATTCGTTGGACCAAAATGCTCTATATCAAATGGATTATTCGTTTCTGCTATACAATTGACTTTTACATTACTTGGTGTAAAAATATAAGACAATCCACTTTGAGGAAAAACTGTTGATTTATCAGAATTAAAATATGAAATGGCTTTATTGGATTTTCCGATTCGAGGAGTATTCCAATTATTTGTTCCGTCTATCTCAAGGTTTAAGTAATCGTTATAGTTATTTCCCCTAATTCCCACTTGTTGGGTGTTATAATTATATGAAGCAGGAGTCATTACACCATATACTATTTTGACAGAATAGTCTGAATAATCCAATCGTATTTGGAAGTTAACTTTCTCAGTTGAAGCAGTATTAAACCGCCTCATGTCTTGCCATTCAAAAACTAATTCATTGCCTTGCATTTTATAAGCAATCTGGGGATTTCCGCTTCCCTGACTAACCAGCCCATTGCCAAAAGCGGCAATTATACCTTCATCAAAAGAATATTGGCTTAAAGGGTAGTAGGTATTTTCTGGCTCGAATGGCCCGAAAGAAATAAATCCATTACTTACTACATATAGTGAGTCGTAGTACTTGCCATTATATTTAAACGAGGGTATTTGAATGGCACCCGTTATTTGATTATAAAAATATCCGCTAAACAAAATCGTAGGATTTGACAGGGCTTGATAAGTTGATTGATTAACATCAAACTTATATGAACTAACTTGTGCTTTTGTAATTGAAATAGTGAGTAATACAATCATTACCCCCATAATGCATTGTTTAACAAATTTCATATTGTGTTTTTTAAATGTTTTAATACCAAGTTATTAAGGTCAGATTTAGAGTATGCAAAAAGATGGCTATTTACACATATATCTATGTTTTGAATAGTTTTCATTAATCTGAAATATAATTATAATTAGTGATAAACTAATTTATTAAAAGAATATTTGTAAACTTTTTGCTAACAATTTAACGTTTATTGATTTTTTTAATTACTTTCGTTCATTATACATCTTATCGTAAATAAAAAGAATGCAGGAGAATCCAAAATTTCAACAAATTATTAAAACAGGAAAAGCCCTGTTTTGGAAATTCGGAGTCAGACGTGTGAGCATAGAAGAAATATGTAGGGAAGCATCTGTCAGTAAAGTAACCTTTTACAAACATTTCAAAAACAAGGTTGAACTAGCAAAGTATATTCTGGAAACTACTTTTAATGAGGCTGTGATTGAATACCGTTCTATAATGGACAGTGATATTCCTTTTGTAGAAAAAGTGAATAAAACAATCCAGATGAAATTAGACAATGCAGATCAATACAGTAAAGAATTTTTGGAGGATTTATACAAAGGAAATGTGCCCGAGCTACATGATTACATTATGAAGTACTCTGAAGAGAACTTTAAAATGGTAGCTATCGATTATACAAAAGCACAACAGGAAGGACATATTCGGAAAGATTTCAAAATTGATTTTATGATGGTTTTTTTGAATAAAATGATAGAAATGGCTGGTGATCCAAATTTTACATCGCTGTATAAATCAACTCACGATATGGTAAAAGAGTTTACACACCTTTTCTTTTATGGTATAATTGAAAGAGAAAATAACGAATGAAGTACTTTTCCATACATATTTCAGTTTTCATCTTAGTTGCAATACTTAGTTCAAACTCATTGTATGCACAAACAAAATTTAAAACATCTGCCAAAGGTCAGCTGAGCGGATGGACTACTTTCAATTTTAGCGATGAGATTAAGTCCCAAATTGGAGGAAGAATAATACCAACAATAAATTTTGACAAAACATTTAATTCCAAGCTGAAGTTAGATGCCGAATTCTCTTTGAATTCAACTGGTTATTTAACCTATACTGATTGGAATCAATCCGATCAGGGAGAAAGCTTTAAGCCTTATCGATTGTGGCTTAGGGTTAGTGGAGAAAAATGGGAAGTCAGGGCTGGTTTGCAGAAAATCAATTTTGGATCGGCCTCCATGCTTCGGCCACTCATGTGGTTCGATCAAATAGATCCTCGCGATCCATTACAATTAACGAATGGTGTTTATGCTATACTGGGTCGTTATTATTTTAAAAATAATGCAAACCTGTGGCTTTGGACTATTGGAGGTCGTCAAAATTTAAAAGGTTGGGAAATAATCAAAACATATGGGAACTCACCAGAATATGGCGGTCGCTTTCAATTTCCATTCATAAAAGGAGAGTTAGCCACATCATATAATTACAGAAAAACATATAATAGTAGTACAGACCTTTTTGGAACAAATGAAATTCTCCTCATAATGCCCGAACATAAATTTGGCTTAGATGGCAAATGGGATATGAAAATTGGCTTATGGATTGAGTCAAGTTACACCCATAATAGTGGTGTAACAGGACCTCCAATTGCACTTAACCTACTAAAGAATAGACTATATAATAATATTGGGGCCGACTATACATTTGGCATTGGAAATGGATTAAATGTCACCTACGAACAATTGTTTATGACCCATGCCGGCCCAGAATTCAAGGATAGTAAAACGCTGACATTCTCCATTTTAGCGCTAAATTATCCAATTGGATTGCTCGATAATATATCGGCTATGATTTATTACAATTGGAAAAATGGCGATTGGTATCGATTTATCAATTTTCAACGAAGCTATAATAATTGGAGTTATCACCTCATGGCTTTTTGGAATCCCGATCAGTTTCAACTCTACAACATATCCGATAATAGTAATTTATTTGCCGGAAAGGGTTTTCAATTAATGACAGTTTATAATTTTTGATATAAAGATTTCAAATACAATAAAATGGAAAACGAAAAAGTAATTACAATCACCAACATGGAAAAAAAGTTTCCGATTGGAGGTGGATTTTTCACAGCGCTAAAAGGCATTAACCTAAGCTTCGATAAAGGGGAATTTACAGGTTTGGTCGGCCCGAGCGGATCAGGTAAAACAACACTTTTGAACATTGTAGGATCACTAGATGTTCCAACGGGTGGGCAAGCAAGTATATTAGGACATGATGTTGGAACATTAACGCACAGAGCTGCTGCTCGTTTAAGGAATGATCATATCGGATTCATTTTTCAGACCTACAACCTTTTACCTGTGTATTCTGTTTTCGATAATGTTCAGTTTCCACTTTTGTTGAAGAAAATGAGTGCAGATGAGAGAAAGAAAGCTGTAAACGATGCACTCGAATGGGTTGGATTAACGGATAAAGCCAAATCAAAACCTGCCCAACTTTCCGGTGGAGAAAGCCAACGGGTAGCCATTGCCAGAGCCATTGTAAAACGCCCTGCCATTGTATTGGCAGATGAGCCAACTGCAAATCTGGATGCTGAAAACTCACATCACATTTTGCAAACCATGGAAAAACTGAATAAAGAGTTAAACACAACTTTCTTATTTGCCACACATGACGAAAAAGTAATTTCCTATTTGAGGAGAATTGTTTCCCTGAAAGATGGTCATGTAGATACAGACAAAATCGTTAAAAACTAAGATCATGTTAGCATTTAAATTAGCATTTAAGAATCTGATTGGGGCAGGTCTGAGAACCTGGCTTACCGTATTTGTACTGTCCATCTCATTCGTATTAATAATTTTCTACAATGGAATGATGGATGGTTGGAATCTTCAGGCAACAAATGATACCATTGACTGGGAAATTGGTCAGGGACAATATCTTCACGAGAACTATGACAAATATG encodes the following:
- a CDS encoding ABC transporter ATP-binding protein, with translation MENEKVITITNMEKKFPIGGGFFTALKGINLSFDKGEFTGLVGPSGSGKTTLLNIVGSLDVPTGGQASILGHDVGTLTHRAAARLRNDHIGFIFQTYNLLPVYSVFDNVQFPLLLKKMSADERKKAVNDALEWVGLTDKAKSKPAQLSGGESQRVAIARAIVKRPAIVLADEPTANLDAENSHHILQTMEKLNKELNTTFLFATHDEKVISYLRRIVSLKDGHVDTDKIVKN
- a CDS encoding TetR/AcrR family transcriptional regulator is translated as MQENPKFQQIIKTGKALFWKFGVRRVSIEEICREASVSKVTFYKHFKNKVELAKYILETTFNEAVIEYRSIMDSDIPFVEKVNKTIQMKLDNADQYSKEFLEDLYKGNVPELHDYIMKYSEENFKMVAIDYTKAQQEGHIRKDFKIDFMMVFLNKMIEMAGDPNFTSLYKSTHDMVKEFTHLFFYGIIERENNE
- a CDS encoding T9SS type A sorting domain-containing protein is translated as MIQYNGTNWTRSTQSFGLINRTIERIYCQKDTNLMWFSSWTGVSRYDGISFVNYSNANGLPDEGINDAYVLNDELWLATQAGVTKLTYKKANVDFYANTACYPAKTFLSSTSCYTDPSTKYEWDVDNDGTPDYFSKNIEHAFSSHGINTVKLKVINGNKSQSFNSAVTVGLKPQLSLSPGNSAHICEGQSQYLSTTITNYNSQFTYDYYWNTGDSMPDISVSEEGVYKVRTGIDECYSDWDSIHLTVSTPFDSAEICMVSVDPYTGKNMVIWERHKNRGIASYNIYKLYGSNYMPIGNIGINQLSVFVDQSSDPDTRAARYAISVVDTCGNESAISPYHQTIHLGASQGVKPNSAVLDWTDYIDESGDFKPDYYYIYKGNHPTSMQLFDSVSASFTEWNDTNAVGAIYYQISVVKPEMCSPLVFRAQNYGGPFTQSTSNLRDYGQDQNDYLEVSPAYQYIAKQAGSSTTFNIFTNLDSFKVSCTENWVKISVNELAKFFIVTANTEASTERSATILVEASGLPPVTVILVQGETVSIDAKDQSHSVHVYPNPSSGKLFIKMDNAVNSDLFLLDIRGKVVLHKLMEINGNNEIDLSSFAKGLYLLKISNESGTLTKKIILE